The proteins below come from a single Mucilaginibacter mali genomic window:
- the tnpA gene encoding IS200/IS605 family transposase: MPQSYSALWVHLIWSTKNRQPILTPDLRKELFNVTNSISKEYEIYLDCINGIEDHVHLLVRLRTDQTVADVVKTIKGNTWEHFKEIPDQYITWQDGFAAFSVSPANLKAVRNYIYRQQIHHKNKSFTDELKEIKAGIRLQDKS, encoded by the coding sequence ATGCCACAAAGCTACTCCGCGTTATGGGTACATCTTATTTGGTCTACAAAAAACCGCCAGCCTATTTTAACCCCCGATCTACGTAAGGAATTATTTAACGTTACAAATTCGATAAGCAAAGAATACGAGATATACCTCGATTGCATCAACGGAATAGAAGATCATGTGCATTTACTGGTCAGGTTACGTACAGATCAAACGGTTGCAGATGTGGTTAAAACCATAAAAGGAAATACATGGGAGCACTTTAAGGAAATACCGGATCAGTATATTACATGGCAAGATGGATTTGCCGCGTTTTCGGTAAGCCCCGCCAATTTGAAAGCTGTACGAAATTATATTTACAGGCAACAAATCCACCATAAAAATAAATCTTTTACCGATGAGTTAAAGGAAATTAAGGCCGGGATACGCCTACAGGATAAAAGCTGA
- the thrC gene encoding threonine synthase, producing the protein MNLYSTNNTALNVSFKEAVFNSMPQDKGLYMPVAINPLPQEFIANLDQYTLPEIAFTVAKHMLAGAIPDADLKALIDDAINFEAPVVELEENVYVLELFHGPSLAFKDFGARFMSRVMGYFLEAGEKQLDVLVATSGDTGGAVALGFLGVPNTRVTILYPKGKVSDIQELQLTTNGQNIRALEVDGTFDDCQALVKQAFTDAQLNEAFRLTSANSINIARLIPQTFYYFNAYAQLLKQGKSKVVFAVPSGNFGNIGAGLLAWKMGLPVQQFIAATNANDTVPEFLKTGVYQPKPTVATLSNAMDVSSPSNWVRIADLFKNDTAELKKLITGYSFNDEDTVKAIVKIFGAYKYVACPHTAIAWLALTDWLDKQDDDVTGVFLSTAHPCKFPDVFPEQIGKAVEVPAQVKTLQEKPRLATPLKADFNEFKSYLLNN; encoded by the coding sequence ATGAACCTATACAGTACCAATAACACCGCCCTCAACGTATCCTTTAAGGAAGCTGTTTTTAACAGCATGCCGCAGGATAAGGGGCTTTATATGCCGGTAGCCATCAACCCGCTGCCGCAGGAATTTATAGCTAATCTTGATCAGTATACCCTGCCCGAGATCGCCTTTACCGTAGCCAAACATATGTTGGCCGGCGCTATACCCGATGCCGATCTGAAAGCCCTGATAGATGATGCCATCAATTTTGAAGCGCCGGTAGTTGAACTGGAAGAAAACGTTTACGTGCTGGAATTATTCCACGGGCCATCGCTGGCGTTTAAAGATTTTGGCGCACGATTTATGAGCCGTGTAATGGGCTATTTCCTGGAAGCGGGCGAAAAGCAGTTGGATGTATTGGTAGCAACCTCGGGCGATACAGGCGGCGCTGTGGCGCTGGGCTTTTTAGGCGTGCCAAATACCCGCGTTACCATCCTTTATCCAAAAGGTAAAGTAAGCGATATCCAGGAACTGCAATTGACCACCAACGGACAGAACATCCGCGCGCTGGAAGTTGACGGCACTTTTGATGATTGCCAGGCGTTGGTGAAACAAGCTTTCACCGATGCCCAACTGAACGAGGCTTTCCGTTTAACATCGGCCAACTCCATCAATATCGCCCGATTGATTCCGCAAACATTCTATTACTTCAATGCGTATGCGCAATTGTTAAAACAGGGCAAAAGCAAAGTGGTATTCGCCGTGCCGAGCGGTAATTTTGGTAACATCGGCGCAGGCTTATTGGCCTGGAAGATGGGCTTGCCGGTGCAGCAGTTCATAGCCGCTACCAACGCTAACGATACCGTTCCCGAGTTTTTAAAGACAGGCGTTTATCAGCCCAAACCAACCGTGGCTACCCTGAGCAACGCAATGGATGTAAGCAGCCCCAGCAACTGGGTGCGCATAGCCGACCTATTCAAAAATGATACCGCCGAACTGAAGAAACTTATCACCGGCTACAGCTTTAACGATGAGGATACCGTAAAGGCCATTGTAAAAATATTTGGCGCGTATAAATACGTGGCCTGCCCGCATACCGCTATTGCCTGGCTGGCCTTAACCGACTGGCTGGATAAACAGGATGATGATGTGACCGGCGTATTCCTGTCCACCGCGCACCCTTGCAAATTCCCGGATGTATTCCCGGAGCAAATAGGTAAAGCGGTAGAAGTGCCTGCGCAGGTAAAAACCTTGCAGGAAAAGCCAAGGCTGGCCACACCATTAAAAGCCGATTTTAACGAGTTTAAAAGCTACTTGTTAAATAATTAA
- a CDS encoding homoserine kinase yields the protein MDTQLQELTQTETAKPGTSIQIFAPATVANVVCGFDVLGFAVNAPGDEVVMRVTDKPGISISKITGDNGRLPMDPAKNTVSVSVRHYLESIGRTDLGLDIELHKKMPIGSGLGSSSASTVAGLFAAKTLLDDQRDVAQLLPFAMKGEEMACGHGHADNVAPALMGGFVLIRSYEPLDVVRLPHPKDLWCAIVFPDVDVPTREARQIIRNKINMKDAVTQWGNVAGLVSGLFMNDIGLIGRSMKDVLVEPVRSMLIPGFYQMREQAMELGAVSFGISGSGPSVFAFTRDEQTAHNITHKLQQYLTGMKINSNAYVSTINDAGPRVI from the coding sequence ATGGATACTCAACTACAAGAACTAACCCAAACTGAAACAGCGAAGCCCGGAACTTCTATACAAATCTTCGCGCCAGCCACTGTTGCCAACGTGGTTTGCGGCTTCGATGTGCTGGGTTTTGCGGTGAACGCCCCAGGCGATGAAGTGGTGATGCGTGTTACCGATAAACCGGGCATCAGCATCAGCAAGATCACCGGCGATAACGGTCGCCTGCCTATGGATCCGGCTAAAAATACCGTGAGCGTTAGCGTGCGCCATTACCTGGAAAGCATTGGCCGCACCGATCTGGGTTTGGATATCGAACTGCATAAAAAAATGCCGATCGGCAGTGGTTTGGGCAGCAGCTCGGCCAGTACGGTAGCGGGCTTGTTCGCCGCCAAAACTTTACTGGATGATCAGCGCGACGTAGCCCAGCTATTACCCTTTGCCATGAAAGGCGAGGAAATGGCCTGCGGGCACGGCCATGCCGATAACGTAGCCCCGGCGCTGATGGGTGGATTTGTGCTTATCCGCAGTTACGAACCGCTGGATGTAGTGCGCCTGCCCCACCCTAAAGATCTGTGGTGTGCCATCGTTTTCCCTGATGTGGATGTACCTACAAGGGAGGCCAGGCAGATCATCCGCAACAAGATCAACATGAAGGACGCGGTTACTCAATGGGGCAACGTGGCCGGTTTGGTAAGCGGCCTGTTCATGAACGATATCGGCCTGATCGGTCGCAGTATGAAGGATGTATTGGTAGAACCCGTACGCAGCATGCTGATCCCCGGCTTTTACCAAATGCGCGAACAAGCCATGGAGCTGGGCGCGGTAAGTTTCGGTATATCCGGATCCGGCCCGTCGGTATTCGCCTTTACCCGCGACGAGCAGACCGCGCACAACATCACCCATAAATTACAGCAATATTTAACCGGAATGAAGATCAACTCCAACGCTTACGTATCAACAATAAACGATGCCGGGCCGAGGGTGATATAA
- the thrA gene encoding bifunctional aspartate kinase/homoserine dehydrogenase I — MKVLKFGGTSVGSAKSISTVIDILKTEDRSQGSPVVVLSAMSGVTNLLVEMAENAASGKEFTAHLAELEARHFAVVKELLDVQQQNPVFTRLKLYFNQLEDLLQGVLTLRELTAKTRDLILSYGERCSTLLVSRIAMQYFDGCLFVDATEVVKTDSAHGQAKVNMELTGMLIKDLYLANHDKILFVTGFISSNDAGQVTTLGRGGSDYTAAIFGSVLNASSIEIWTDVNGMMTADPRMVKKAFSLPELTYTEAMELSYFGAKVIYPPTMIPAFLKKIPIVIKNTFDTTFEGTVIRHDCKASNLAIKGISSVNRISIINLEGSGMVGKAGFSGRLFSLLAREQINVILITQSSSEHSITFAVQPDDAEKAKALIEQEFELELAARKLEHPVIEEELSILAIVGENMKQTPGMSGKLFHALGRNGVNVRAIAQGSSEYNISVIISGSDLAKALNAVHDAFFSQLNKTLHAFCLGTGNIGKTLFNQLNQHKGFLEENNGIQVKIAGISNTRKMSFDTDGFDLDTWESTLQAKGEQADLAGFVARMKSMNLPNCVFVDNTASPLPIAFYEEIFKSNISVVTCNKIGNSGKYSQYKAFHDAARLHGVDFFYETNVGAGLPIIRTLKDLMGSGDRLQRIEAILSGTISFIFNNFKGDANFHDVVKLAQEKGYTEPDPRDDLRGTDFMRKMLILARDAGYKMEAEDVQIDNILPQASLDAATVEDFYATLKSENAFFDNLKNEAESGNKVLRYIGKLENGKASISLQMVDAEHPFYTMSGSDNIIAFNTDRYKERPMVVKGPGAGAEVTAAGVFADLINVGAN, encoded by the coding sequence ATGAAAGTTTTAAAATTCGGCGGAACATCGGTAGGCAGCGCCAAAAGCATCAGCACAGTTATCGATATACTGAAAACTGAGGACCGTAGCCAGGGCAGCCCGGTAGTGGTACTATCGGCCATGAGCGGGGTTACCAACCTGCTGGTAGAAATGGCTGAAAATGCCGCCAGCGGTAAAGAGTTTACCGCTCACCTGGCCGAACTGGAAGCACGCCATTTTGCCGTTGTAAAAGAACTACTGGATGTGCAGCAGCAAAACCCGGTATTCACCCGCCTTAAACTGTATTTTAACCAACTGGAAGACCTGCTGCAGGGCGTACTTACCCTGCGCGAACTTACCGCCAAGACCCGCGACCTGATCCTGAGTTATGGCGAACGTTGCAGCACCCTGTTGGTTAGCCGCATTGCCATGCAGTATTTTGATGGCTGCCTGTTTGTTGATGCTACCGAAGTGGTAAAGACCGACAGCGCCCATGGACAAGCCAAAGTAAATATGGAGTTGACCGGTATGCTGATCAAAGATCTGTACCTGGCCAACCACGATAAAATATTATTCGTTACCGGTTTCATTTCAAGTAACGATGCCGGACAGGTTACAACCCTGGGCCGCGGTGGCAGCGATTACACCGCGGCCATATTCGGTTCGGTACTTAATGCGTCATCCATAGAGATATGGACCGATGTGAACGGCATGATGACCGCCGATCCGCGCATGGTGAAAAAAGCCTTCTCGCTACCGGAGCTGACCTATACCGAGGCCATGGAATTATCCTACTTCGGTGCCAAGGTGATCTACCCGCCTACCATGATCCCGGCTTTTTTGAAGAAGATCCCTATAGTGATAAAAAATACCTTCGATACCACTTTCGAGGGGACCGTGATCCGTCACGATTGCAAGGCTTCTAATTTGGCCATCAAAGGCATCTCGTCGGTAAACAGGATCAGTATCATTAATTTAGAGGGCAGTGGCATGGTTGGCAAGGCCGGCTTTAGCGGCAGGTTGTTCTCGCTACTGGCCCGCGAGCAGATCAACGTGATCCTGATCACCCAGTCATCGTCCGAACATAGCATCACCTTTGCCGTTCAGCCTGATGACGCGGAGAAAGCCAAAGCCCTGATAGAGCAGGAGTTTGAATTGGAATTAGCAGCCAGGAAACTGGAACACCCGGTGATAGAAGAAGAACTTTCTATACTGGCCATTGTGGGCGAAAATATGAAGCAAACCCCCGGCATGTCGGGCAAGTTATTCCATGCGCTGGGCCGTAACGGTGTTAACGTAAGGGCCATTGCGCAGGGATCATCAGAATATAATATCTCGGTGATCATCAGCGGCAGCGATTTAGCCAAAGCGCTGAATGCTGTGCACGATGCTTTCTTCAGTCAGTTAAATAAAACCCTGCACGCTTTCTGTTTGGGTACCGGCAACATCGGCAAAACGCTGTTCAACCAGTTGAACCAGCATAAAGGATTTTTAGAAGAGAATAATGGTATACAGGTAAAGATAGCCGGAATCAGCAATACCCGTAAAATGAGTTTCGATACCGATGGTTTCGATCTGGATACCTGGGAGAGCACACTGCAGGCCAAAGGCGAGCAAGCCGACCTTGCCGGCTTTGTGGCCCGCATGAAGAGTATGAACCTGCCCAACTGCGTGTTTGTAGATAATACTGCCAGTCCGCTGCCGATCGCTTTTTACGAGGAGATCTTCAAGTCGAACATATCGGTAGTTACCTGCAACAAGATAGGCAACTCGGGTAAATACAGCCAGTACAAGGCTTTTCATGATGCGGCGCGTTTGCACGGGGTCGATTTCTTTTACGAGACCAACGTGGGTGCCGGTCTGCCGATCATCCGCACGCTGAAAGACCTGATGGGCAGCGGCGACCGCTTGCAAAGGATAGAGGCCATCCTGTCGGGCACCATATCTTTCATCTTTAACAACTTTAAGGGCGATGCCAACTTTCACGATGTGGTAAAACTGGCGCAGGAAAAAGGCTATACCGAACCCGATCCGCGCGACGACCTGCGGGGCACCGATTTTATGCGCAAAATGCTGATCCTTGCCCGCGATGCCGGTTATAAAATGGAAGCCGAAGATGTGCAGATAGACAACATCCTGCCGCAAGCCAGTCTGGACGCGGCTACTGTTGAAGATTTTTACGCTACACTGAAAAGCGAGAACGCCTTCTTCGATAACCTGAAGAACGAGGCCGAGAGTGGTAATAAAGTATTACGCTACATTGGCAAACTGGAAAATGGTAAAGCCAGCATCAGCCTGCAAATGGTAGATGCCGAGCACCCTTTCTACACCATGAGCGGCAGCGATAACATCATTGCCTTTAACACCGACAGGTACAAAGAACGCCCCATGGTAGTAAAAGGCCCCGGTGCTGGTGCCGAGGTTACCGCCGCCGGCGTGTTCGCCGATCTGATAAATGTGGGAGCGAATTAG
- the rsgA gene encoding ribosome small subunit-dependent GTPase A: MQGLIIKSTGSWYQVQTPDGKRYEARIKGKFRIKGLTTTNPIAVGDQVDFEFEPGSDNAVINNLHPRKNYIIRKSINLSKQAQIIAANLDQAFLVVTLASPRTSLGFIDRFLVTAEAYDIPAVLIYNKLDLFSDEGLEILAEHKSIYENIGYPCYEVSALVGTNINQVKELIKDKTTLFSGHSGVGKSSLINALLPDLSLRTGEVSDWSDKGMHTTTFAEMHQLPEGGFIVDTPGIRELGVIDIEQGELSHFFPEMRERLNQCRFNNCRHVNEPGCAIIAAVEEGEMELSRYESYLSIYHGHDTRA; encoded by the coding sequence ATGCAGGGACTCATCATAAAATCTACCGGAAGCTGGTACCAGGTGCAAACACCCGATGGTAAGCGCTACGAGGCGCGCATTAAGGGCAAGTTCCGCATTAAGGGCTTAACTACCACCAACCCCATTGCCGTGGGCGACCAGGTTGATTTTGAGTTTGAACCCGGCAGCGATAACGCCGTGATCAACAACCTGCACCCGCGCAAAAATTATATCATCCGCAAGTCCATCAACCTGTCTAAACAGGCGCAGATCATAGCTGCCAACCTCGATCAGGCTTTTCTGGTAGTTACGCTGGCTTCGCCCCGCACCTCGCTGGGTTTTATCGACAGGTTCCTGGTTACTGCCGAAGCTTACGATATCCCCGCGGTACTGATCTACAACAAACTCGACCTGTTTAGCGATGAGGGCCTGGAGATCCTGGCCGAACACAAAAGCATTTACGAAAACATCGGCTATCCATGCTACGAGGTATCGGCGCTGGTAGGGACCAATATCAACCAGGTAAAGGAATTGATCAAAGATAAAACCACGTTATTTTCTGGTCATTCAGGCGTTGGTAAATCCAGCTTGATCAACGCCCTGTTGCCCGACCTGTCCCTGCGCACCGGCGAGGTATCCGACTGGAGCGATAAGGGCATGCACACCACCACTTTTGCCGAGATGCACCAGTTGCCCGAGGGCGGGTTTATTGTGGACACACCCGGGATTCGCGAACTGGGCGTGATCGATATTGAACAAGGCGAACTCAGCCACTTCTTTCCCGAAATGCGCGAGCGGCTGAACCAGTGCCGCTTTAACAACTGCCGACACGTGAACGAGCCCGGCTGCGCCATCATTGCCGCGGTTGAGGAAGGCGAGATGGAGCTATCGCGTTATGAAAGCTACCTGAGCATTTACCACGGGCACGATACGAGGGCGTAG
- the dtd gene encoding D-aminoacyl-tRNA deacylase, with protein sequence MRAVLQRVSSASCTVDGNITGQIGMGFLVLLGIEDADTPDDLQWLAQKITNMRVFGDEQGLMNKALADVGGDILLISQFTLFAQTKKGNRPSFIRAARPDKAIPMYKQMIKALGELIGKPIATGIFGADMKISLVNDGPVTIVMDTRDKENH encoded by the coding sequence ATGCGTGCAGTACTACAACGTGTTTCTTCGGCTTCGTGCACGGTGGATGGCAATATCACCGGGCAAATTGGCATGGGTTTTTTGGTTTTATTGGGCATTGAAGATGCCGATACCCCCGACGACCTGCAATGGCTTGCCCAAAAGATAACCAACATGCGGGTTTTTGGCGATGAGCAGGGACTGATGAACAAGGCCCTAGCCGATGTTGGCGGCGATATCTTGCTTATCTCACAATTTACCCTATTCGCGCAGACTAAAAAAGGCAACAGACCATCCTTTATCCGCGCGGCAAGGCCCGATAAGGCCATCCCTATGTACAAGCAAATGATAAAAGCATTGGGCGAGCTTATCGGCAAACCCATAGCCACTGGCATTTTTGGCGCGGATATGAAGATCAGTTTGGTAAATGATGGCCCGGTAACCATTGTGATGGATACCCGCGATAAGGAGAATCATTAA
- a CDS encoding GxxExxY protein, which yields MLFKDESYKIIGACFEVHKVLGHGFKEVVYKDALELELTRLDIPFQREKPFTITYKEQILKHLFIADFIVYNNIILEIKNAGYIGEPYIKQTLNYLKASGVRLGLVVNFGTPSMEFQRVVF from the coding sequence ATGCTATTTAAGGACGAATCGTATAAAATTATTGGAGCTTGCTTTGAAGTACATAAAGTATTGGGGCACGGATTTAAAGAGGTTGTTTATAAAGATGCCCTGGAGTTGGAGTTGACACGCCTCGATATTCCATTTCAGCGCGAGAAGCCTTTTACAATAACCTATAAAGAGCAAATATTAAAGCACCTCTTTATAGCTGATTTTATAGTATATAATAATATAATTCTTGAAATAAAGAATGCTGGATATATAGGTGAACCTTACATCAAACAAACATTAAATTACCTGAAAGCGTCCGGTGTCCGCCTTGGCTTGGTTGTGAATTTCGGCACGCCCTCAATGGAATTTCAGCGTGTAGTATTCTAA
- a CDS encoding nucleotide pyrophosphohydrolase gives MTIQQAQQLVDNWIKTTGIRYFNELTNTAILMEEVGEVARIMARQYGEQSFKKSDTEVNLADEMADVLFVLICLANQTGIDLTQALEKNLEKKSIRDADRHRDNEKLKPK, from the coding sequence ATGACCATTCAGCAAGCCCAGCAACTGGTAGATAACTGGATAAAAACTACCGGTATCCGCTATTTTAACGAACTGACCAATACTGCCATCCTGATGGAGGAGGTAGGTGAAGTGGCCCGTATTATGGCCCGGCAATATGGCGAGCAATCGTTCAAAAAATCGGATACCGAGGTTAACCTGGCCGATGAAATGGCCGATGTGCTTTTTGTGCTGATCTGCCTGGCCAACCAAACCGGTATTGATCTGACCCAGGCGCTGGAAAAGAACCTGGAAAAGAAAAGCATCCGCGATGCCGACCGCCACCGTGATAATGAGAAACTAAAACCTAAATGA
- a CDS encoding DUF4349 domain-containing protein yields the protein MKKLFLIPCLCLTLLSCGHHAERPSAVRIVDVSLARPPSDEARKPVSPSDTARKLVKDGDIKFETADIQQTRKQIITSLQKVGGYVYEENEHNNSDENRKEYILRTRIPAKSFETFLDNASATAIQVDSKNISIRDVTTQYIDMATRLRNKLLLETRYRDLLTKATRMSDILQVEGKLDTIRSDIESEQGQLNYLNRQVAYSTLLITFYTKNKVQANNSDTVAYQLKKSLGQGWIC from the coding sequence ATGAAAAAGCTGTTCCTTATCCCTTGCCTGTGTCTTACATTGTTGTCGTGCGGGCACCATGCCGAACGTCCATCAGCTGTAAGGATCGTCGACGTTTCATTAGCACGCCCACCATCAGATGAAGCCCGGAAACCGGTATCACCATCAGACACGGCAAGAAAGCTGGTAAAGGACGGCGATATCAAGTTTGAAACAGCAGATATACAGCAAACCCGCAAGCAAATTATAACATCACTCCAAAAAGTGGGTGGTTATGTATATGAAGAAAACGAACATAATAACAGTGATGAAAACCGGAAGGAATACATACTGCGCACCCGTATCCCGGCTAAAAGTTTCGAAACTTTTTTGGATAACGCGTCGGCTACAGCCATACAGGTAGATAGTAAAAACATCAGCATTCGCGATGTAACTACGCAGTATATAGACATGGCAACAAGGCTGCGCAATAAACTGTTGCTGGAAACGCGCTACCGCGACCTGTTAACCAAGGCTACCCGCATGAGCGATATTTTGCAGGTAGAAGGTAAACTGGATACCATCCGCAGTGATATCGAATCGGAACAGGGGCAGCTTAACTATTTAAATCGCCAGGTTGCATACAGCACTTTGCTCATTACTTTCTACACCAAAAATAAAGTGCAGGCTAACAACAGCGACACGGTGGCTTATCAGTTAAAAAAATCACTTGGGCAGGGCTGGATATGCTGA
- a CDS encoding class I SAM-dependent methyltransferase, with the protein MEDKKLYVHYGCGQCAPPEWRNFDVSPTLRIQKTPVLGWVMKNALGQVFDKNVKYGDVTEGLPGIADNSADGVYCSHVLEHMSLADFRKAVANSYKMLKPGGRFRLIMPDLKVLVDDYIADKAKGDAEASIRFIKRTLMAMEERPRNLKAVSKLAYGYLNHLWLWDKEATISELQKAGFKTIREIEFNDSEDPMFKLVENRKRFDLCVKLEAVK; encoded by the coding sequence ATGGAAGACAAAAAACTGTACGTACATTATGGCTGCGGCCAATGCGCTCCGCCCGAATGGAGAAACTTCGATGTTTCGCCCACCCTTCGTATCCAAAAAACCCCGGTGCTGGGCTGGGTGATGAAGAATGCGCTTGGACAAGTATTTGATAAAAACGTGAAGTACGGCGATGTTACCGAAGGCCTGCCCGGCATAGCCGACAACAGTGCCGACGGCGTTTACTGCTCGCACGTGCTGGAGCACATGTCGCTGGCTGATTTCCGTAAGGCTGTTGCTAACAGCTATAAAATGCTGAAGCCCGGCGGTAGGTTCAGGCTGATCATGCCCGACCTAAAAGTGTTGGTTGACGATTATATTGCCGATAAGGCAAAAGGCGACGCTGAAGCATCTATCCGTTTTATTAAAAGAACATTGATGGCCATGGAAGAACGCCCCCGCAACCTAAAGGCGGTATCAAAGCTGGCCTACGGCTACCTGAACCACCTGTGGCTTTGGGATAAGGAAGCCACCATTAGCGAACTGCAAAAAGCTGGTTTTAAAACCATCCGCGAAATTGAGTTTAACGATTCGGAAGACCCAATGTTTAAACTGGTAGAAAATCGCAAACGCTTTGATCTTTGCGTTAAGCTGGAAGCGGTTAAATAA
- a CDS encoding glycosyltransferase produces MMTNRNILCLSSTEWGGNYIKATVELMKELSTQNKLLFVNSPYTMKDLYDGIRGRKQVELARAFGLKSRIDTIILPNGGTVHLFTPPPSITINFLPPGFIYQTLLRFNGWNLRVTASRALRKLKMNDRLINFVAFNQGMGVTTGRRFGEHTLIYHCYDEIRGAHPWLQKHGIALEERFMKMADGVIVTSKGLYEAKKDHCRVCYVVKNAVNIDLFSKGFHTEIEQKKVVGYVGTIDERLDYDLLVNLADKMPDTQFVFVGRVTTDFNEEKELSECPNVTLTGAKLPDELPGYLKTFSAGIIPFVKSDFTKGIYPMKINEYLAAGLPVISTDFSNLDDFEGIIQITGDKHEFLQHLQTELATDTPERREGRLAVAKQNTWTVRAGELSDAIEKIEAGL; encoded by the coding sequence ATGATGACCAACAGGAATATACTATGCCTTAGCAGCACCGAATGGGGCGGCAATTACATAAAAGCTACTGTTGAATTGATGAAGGAGCTGTCTACACAAAACAAGCTGCTTTTTGTAAACAGCCCCTATACTATGAAGGACCTGTACGATGGCATCCGCGGCCGCAAACAGGTAGAACTGGCCCGCGCGTTCGGTTTGAAAAGCCGCATCGATACCATTATACTACCCAATGGCGGCACGGTGCATTTGTTTACCCCGCCGCCATCTATCACCATAAACTTTTTACCCCCGGGCTTTATCTACCAAACCCTGTTACGGTTTAACGGTTGGAATTTGCGTGTAACCGCATCCCGGGCGCTCAGAAAGCTGAAGATGAACGACCGCCTGATCAACTTTGTGGCCTTTAACCAGGGCATGGGCGTAACTACCGGTCGCCGTTTTGGCGAGCATACGCTCATTTATCATTGTTATGATGAGATCCGCGGAGCGCACCCATGGCTGCAAAAACATGGTATAGCGCTCGAAGAGCGTTTTATGAAAATGGCCGACGGCGTTATTGTAACATCAAAGGGGCTATACGAAGCGAAGAAAGACCATTGCCGTGTTTGTTATGTAGTGAAAAACGCCGTAAATATCGACCTGTTCAGCAAAGGGTTCCATACCGAAATTGAGCAGAAAAAGGTTGTGGGTTATGTAGGCACCATAGACGAGCGGCTGGATTACGACCTGCTGGTGAACCTGGCCGATAAAATGCCCGATACGCAATTTGTATTTGTAGGTCGCGTTACTACCGATTTTAACGAAGAGAAGGAACTATCCGAATGCCCTAATGTTACACTTACCGGCGCTAAATTGCCTGATGAATTGCCGGGTTACCTCAAAACATTTTCAGCAGGTATTATCCCTTTTGTAAAAAGCGATTTTACTAAGGGCATCTACCCCATGAAGATTAACGAGTACCTGGCCGCAGGCTTACCGGTGATCAGTACCGATTTTAGCAACCTGGATGATTTTGAAGGCATTATCCAAATTACCGGCGATAAGCACGAATTTTTGCAGCACCTGCAAACCGAACTGGCTACCGATACCCCCGAAAGGCGCGAAGGCCGTCTGGCTGTAGCTAAACAAAACACCTGGACGGTAAGGGCGGGGGAGTTGTCGGATGCGATTGAGAAGATAGAAGCGGGCTTATAA